The DNA segment TCCTAATAATTTAGAGGAATTAATAGAAATTACTATTCAAAAATCAGATAAGTATATAAATTTTTCAGTATTAACAACTTATGGGGAAATGGCTATTTTATTACCTCCTAATATAAATAAAGATGATTTAAAAGAACTAAAGAATATAGCCAAAAGAAAACTTAATACTACAAAAGAGGTAAAGAATTTAGCTGTATGGCTTAAAAAACTATGTGAAATATCAGAAGGAGAAAAAATACTGAAAGAAAATATTGAAGAAATTGTAATTTCAAAAACTTTAGCGAAGAAAATAGAATTAGATATTATAGAAGATATAGTAGAAAAAGATAAAATAAAAATAATAACAGAAGGAATTAAGCTATTTGGAGGAGAAGACAAAAATACTGTTTCAGAATACATATTTGAAAAGCATAGAGCGTTTATTAAAGAAAGATATTAAAATAAGATTAAATAATAGATAAAGATGAAGAAAAGCTTCAATTTACATGGAATATATAATAAAAAATATAAAAATAATTTAGACAGCCTCTAGGTTGTCTTTTTTTAATCATTTTTATAAAATTCATAAACTTCCTTCATTAGTTTTAAGAAATCAATCTCTAATGATAAGCAAAATTTTATAAGCAATTTAATATTAATTTCGATAAGTCCATTTTCATAACAGCTTAGCATTTTCTGTGATATACCAATCTTTTTTGAAAATGCTAGTTGAGTGTATTTTAATTTTCTTTTTTTTTAATTCTGTCCAATATTATATTATATGATTTATCATAAATCATATTCCACCTCGCCATACAGTCACCTCATATGAAATTTTTAAATTCAATAAAATTATACACTGATTATTTTTCAATAGCAAATATACTTTTTTGGTATAATTTATTTAATAAGCTATAATATATTATCTTCGAAGATTTTTATAAAAATAAAATTTAAAGGGAGTGTGATTTTATGTCTACAATAAAGAATGCAATTGAGAGTTTTATAGGAACTGATGAGGAAAAAAAACGTCAACGTGAATTATTGACATTACTCGCTGATGCTTCTGAAAATAAAGCTGAGGTTATGGAGAATGAGATTCAAACTTATATTAGAACCGCTGGAACAGTGGAAAATAAAACTATTCCTGTAGATGATATTTTATCTTTTTATAAGGAAATCCGTGTTATTACTGAAGATAGTATGGGAGATATTGTTGAAAAAATTAAAGAATCTATAAAAGATATTTTAAATGGAAATATACTAGATGGTGTAACTAATATTATTGGTGTGGCTCTTAATAAAATTCTTGGGTCAAGTAGTGGATCAGAACAGAATCACAGACAGTATTTTGTTTGTGTTGAAGGATTATCAATGGTCAGATATGATATTTCTTACTGGGCTAGAAGTATAACAGTTGAGACACTTAAAAAATCTGCTGAAAAGTCTTTGGTTTGTATAATGACAAAATCAACTATTGATGCAAAAAAATTAAAATTTAATACATTTTTGAATATATACCAAAGTCTTTTAGATCATAATAAAGAGATTAAGCCTGAGGAATTAGCAAAATATATAGAACAAGCTAAAGAAATTTACAAAGAATTAGTTGATAATGATGAAATTTATAACTCATCTATTAGAGAATTAGCTATCAATAAAATTGATAATATTTCAACATATTTAACTACTTATCATAAAGAGTCAAATCCAGCAACTAGTTGGCCTGAAATAAAATAATCTAGTGTGCATGTGTTACATAAAAACAGAAAGTATATATTAATCAATTTTTTAAGCAATAAGATGAATAAGAAGAAAATTTATTTTACTCTTAAATGGGGAATTGAAATTTTTCAAAAAAGGGGACGTGATTTTTTATGGATAAAAAAATAACTAAACTATCTTATACACCACAAGGTGAAAAACTGAAATTGACTGAAAAACAAGAAGAAGAATTATTAATAGTTTACTCTGAAAATGAGAAAGGCTTTTTAGAATTTAAAGAATTCTACAACCCAGAAATTACTTATTCTAAAAATGACTTTATAATACCTATTCGTTCTGTGTATGGTGGTATAGCAGGAATAGAAGAAAATATTACTTTTGCAAATATAATAGGAAGCACAGATGATCCTAAACCTTTTGGATATACAGTATGGCTAGACTTAATGCAAGATGCCTTGATAGAATTCTTAGGTGATAAAACTTATGTAGAATTCTATCTTGGAAATTGTGTTACAGATAAAAAATTTTACTATAAAGATAGTGATACTGAAATTATAGATGATTCAAAACATTGTAAAGGAGTAATTGTTGGAGGACATATTATTTCTGGAGATACTCCTAGTGAAATAGCACAAGGCAGTACTGTTTATTTACTTCCAATTTGTAATAAGCACAATGGATGGTATGATAGAAAAGGAATAGTAAAAAAATATATGAAAGCAACTGCTTCTCAAGATAATCCAATTTATGCAATAATTTTAAATAATTATTTTCAAAAAGAGTAAAAATAAAATAATGTTTACTTTTATGAAAATCTTTAAATTAGTAAATTTATAAAAAAGGGCTGGAACAGAACCCAGCCTTTTTTATAATAAAGTGGTTGAATCAAAAACATATAATCATATCTTATTTTAATTTTGTTAGCACTTGTTGGAGGATCAGTTGCAGGGAAAGGAGCTGTAAACTCTATAAAAGAAACTGGAGCAATAGGAACATTAAATTAAGATAAAGAATAATTTATTTAAACAAGGAGAATTAAAAATGGATAAAGAACAAGAGTTTATAAAAATGGATCTAAATGAGTTTTTAAGTTTAAAAAAAAATAATTCTAAAACAGTATATCAACTATTATTAAAAAATAGAGAAAAAGGAAAATATGAAATTAGCTGCTTCCACTTATTTGAGCTTTTAAATATAATACCCAATAAAGATAATCCTACTTTTATAGTAGGGGAAAACTTTAGAAAATTAAATAAAGTTATAACTGAAATAGAAAAAGATGAAGATTTAAAAAAGATCTATAAAAATTTAAAGATTAATAAAACAATAGATAAAGATGAAGAAAAGCTTCAATTTACATGGAATATATAATAAAAAATATAAAAATAATTTAGGCAACCTTTAGGTTGTCTTTTTTTTATTTCAAAAGCAATCCAGCCTTGACCTCCTGTAAATTATATATATTTTTCTACTGCATATATCCCCTTCACAAGCCTTCATTATTTTCTTTTAAATTACGGCGAAGGGGAATAAAACATAGTAGAAAAAATAAAAAATAAATAATCAGGAGGGGGATCAGGCATAGGAAAGATTAATTTATAAATAAAAAAATAAAAGAAAAAGAAGTTAAAAGAGCTGGAGAACGGCTCTAAAGAAAAAACATGGTAGTTTTTAAAAGGAGTGATAAAAATGAAATGGAACAAAACAAAAGAAAAAAATCCAATAAAGCAAGAGGCTATAGCCTTTTTTATGAGAGAAGATGATTATCAAGAATATAAGAATGGAATATTCACAGTAAGAAAAGTAGATGAAGACTATTATATAATTCTTCACAATAAAGATGAAAATATTGATACTTTAAACCTTGAAGATGAAAAACAGGAAATAAATAGAAGGATAGAATTGGAATACCAAAATAATAAATTTATACTGGAAAGTTTAATAGCACAAATGGGAGGGGAGTTTTTTGTAAGATATGGACTAGGGGTTAAAGAAATAGAAATGTTAGGAAGCTTTAAACAGATGGGGGGAGCTAGATTAAAATTAAATAATAATAAAATTGTTAGAATATCACTTAATTATAGTGATTTATATGATATTCAATTCTTTGATGGAGAAAAAATAGAAAAAGAATATGAAGATGTTTACTTTGATGAACTATTAGATGTTTTGATGGATTAATTCTTAAAAAATGAGAGTGATATTAAACCTATCACTCTCACAAAATAAAAATTTAGGAGGCAAAAATGTTATATTTTACATTAGAAGATAAAAAGGCAATAATAAAAGAAAAATTAATAAGTGAGCTAGAAAAAGTTAAATTACCTAGAGAAGATATAAAATTAATCCTTGAAGGGATAAATGTTCCAATAAAAGATATAAGTAAGAATTTAGATGAATTAGAAAAAGATTTTATAATGATTTCTAACAGATATCCAAATGAATTATTTACAATATATCATCATAATGATGAAAATGAATATTATGTAATATATATTCAGGAAGGAAAAAAGTATGAAGCAGCAGGACATATTAAATATCCAAAGTTTGATCCAGCTTTATTGATAAAAGCAGCAAAAAATTATAACACAGAAGTAGAACATTATAATTGTAAGTGGTTTAGTACTTGTAAAGAGATAGAGCATATAGACGCTGAAAATTGTGATGGATACACAGAAATAAACTAGGTAAAAGGAGCAAATAATGAACAGATTAAAATATACTCTACAATCCCTGTAGACAGGGTTTTAAATCCCTTTGAGTGTAAACAGCACAATAGATTGACAATCCATAGCAGAAAATGAAGGGTTGAGGGTGGTACAACTGAAGAGTAAAAGTATAAAATAGTAGCTTTTGAATAAGTCAAAATTCAAAATTGGGTAGCCCAGGTACTTTCCAGCATATTTATGTTAAAAAATTATGCTGGTGTAGAAGATGATAAAAAAACATATAGTATCTTTTTCAGGAGGAAAAGATAGTACAGCAATGTTATTAAGAATGGTAGAAGAAAAAATGAATATAGATGAAATTATTTTTTGTGATACTACAGTTGAGTTTCCAGAAATATATAATCATATAGAAGAAGTTGAAAAGTATATAAAAATACCTATTACAAAGCTAAAAACTCAAGAAAATTTTGAATATTATTTATTAAATTATGAGAAGAAAAAAGGGAAAGCTGAAGGACAGCTAGGGTATAGCTTTCCAGATCATAAGAATAGATGGTGTACCAGTAAATTTAAAAAGGAAGTAATAAAAAAATACTTAAAAGAAAAATATCCTGATGAAAAAATAATAGAGTACCATGGAATTGCTTATGATGAAATAGAGAGATCAAAAAAAAATAATGAAAAAAACATTCAATACCCTTTAATAAGATGGAATATGACTGAAAAAGAATGCCTTCAGTATTGTTATGAAAAAGGGTTTACCTGGAAAGGATTATATGAAAAATTTGATCGTGTTTCATGTTGGTGCTGTCCATTAAAAAATTTAAAAGAATTAAAAATCCTTTATAAAACATACCCAGAACTTTGGAATAGACTAAAAATATGGGAAAGTAAAACATATAGGAAATTCAGATCAGATTATACTGTAGAGGAACTTGAAAAAAAATTTAAAAGAGAAGATCAGCAAATAAGATTACCAGGACTATGATCCTGGTTTTTTATATATCCCCCCACCCCTCTTCCCTAAAATCAAAATTTTTGATTTTACCTAAAAAGACTGAAGCCGACTTTGTCGTCTTGGGTATTTCTTCTCTGTTCCTTACTTTAAACTAAGATGTCGTAAAGTCAAAATCAAGCAAAATAAAAATTTTTACTCATATTTCTTAAAATTTTTTATTTTGGTTTCTCCGAAAATTTTGACTTAACTTTTTCCATCTTAGTTTTTCATTCAGGCACAGAGAAGGAGGTGTAAAAAATAAAATAAATTTCCAAGGGGCTAAGAAAACTAGACCATAATTTTTAATTAGAAAAAATAGGAGGGACTATGAAGTGTTAAGCTTATTAAAAAATTATGAAAAAGGAGTGATATATGAAATATTTGGTAACTGAAGAAGAATTGAAAAAATTAGATAAAGGCTTTACTGAAGAGAAATATGAAAAATGTATTATAGGGATAATAAAAAGAGATTTAGATGTATTTTTAGAAAAGTACAAAGTAAAGCTCACTAAAAAAGAAAAAGAAATGTTTTATAAAATAGCTATAGAGTATGGAAATGATTACACAGAGGAAGGCAGAATTGCAGAAGTAATGGCAAGTGTAGTATCTAGATTTTTATATAAAAGCACACATACAAGTAAAGGAATAAAAATTTTAAAAAAATATTATTGGGGTTAAAGGAGTGATGTATGAAATATTTGATAACTGAAGAAAAATTAAAAAAATTAGATAAAGACTTCACAGAAGAGAAATATGAAAAATGTTTTATGGGGGTACTTGAAGGAGATATAGAAATGTTTTTAGAGAATTATGATGTAAAGCTTACTGAAAAAGAAAAATCAAGGTTTTATAAAATAGTAGATGAATATGGAAATGATTTTTATGATGAAAATAGAGTAGATGAAGTAATGCCAGATATAATAAAGAAATTTTTACTTCAGAGTAAACATAATAGTAATGGGACAAAAATTCTAAAAAAATATTTTTGGAGATAAATTAAGGAGGAAAACAATGTTAAAAGAAAATCAGGATTATATAATTCAGCCACGAACAGTAACTATAGGAGATATAGTTTTTAAACAAGATGAAGTAATAAAAGTATTAGAGTTATCCCCTTCTACAGTAAAGTTATTAAGATATAGTACTGGAGAAATAATAACAGTAGATAAAAGAGCAATAGAGATAGTAGTTTAAAAATGATTAAAGCACTCTACCTGTTCTAGGGTAGAGTGCAAGAATCAAATAAGTTAGGGAGATAGTATGAATGGAATAGTATTTTATATAATAAAAACAAATAAAAAACCAAAATCACTAATTCAAGTATTAGGACAGAGTAAAAGTTGTTATTATGGAATATCAGAAAACTATATATACATAAGTAGAAAGGAAATAACATTAGGCATAGATGGAGGACTTTCATTTTCATGGACTATTAAGAATAGATTAGAATTAAAAGATTATCCTGAAGAAAGAATACTAAAAAATGGAATGATAGGAAAAGTAGTAGACCTTATTCAAATACTGAAGACTAATCAAAAGGAGAGAAAAAATGACAGATGATGAATTAATAAAGAAAGTAGAAACATTTGGAGAAGCACTAGAAATAATGTTAAAAAACATTGAAAATAAGGAATATGAAGTGAAATTTGAAAATGAAAAGGATAATGAATTAGTAAAAGAAATTAAAAATAATATTAAAAAGTTTTATTTAAGAGAATATGGAGAATATGAAGAAAAAGATTTGAAAAAATATAAAATATCACTAGCATATACAACTACTGAAGATGAAAAATATGAAATAGAAGTAAGTTTAAACTTAGATAAACAGCAAATAATAAATGAAATATATAATGAAATAGGAAGAAATGTTTATAGTATAGAGCAATATACACTTGAGGATTTAGCAGATATAACTAAATATATGAGTTTTGATGAACTGGTAAACTTTATAGACTATGATGAAATAGAAGATTTTTTTAAAGAAAAAATATGTTCCAATCAACATATTATTGCATATAATGATGAAGAACTGTATATAATTGAAGATATACAAGTATATGTAGCTTTAACACAAACACATGAAAAAATTATTTATTCAGATGAATATAATTTAAAACAGGTTTTAGAGAAGGCAAAATACATTCTTAAAAATGGATATGATACAGAAGAATTAAAAAAAGTGTTAAAAAATGGGAAATATTGGGGAGATGGACTTGATTATTAAAAAAGGGAAGACAGCCGTAAAAGGCTGTTTTTTTCATATATCCCCCACCCCACGCCCTAAAATAAAAACCATAGATCCAAGTTTTTATTTTACCAAAAAAGACTGAAGCCGACTTTGTCGTCTTGGTTTTCTCTGTACATTACTTTAAACCAAGATGTCGTAAAGTCAAAACCAAGCTAATAAAAATTTTTTACTCATACTTCTTAAAAATTTTTTATTTTAGTTTCTCCGAAAGTTTTGACTTAACTTTTTCCATCTTGGTTTGTCATTCATGTACAGAGAGATAGAAACTCTGAATAAAAAAATAAAGGAGTGGTATAAATGGGAACAAGAGGTTTATTTGGTTTGAGAAAAAATAATAAGGATAAGACTACATACAATCATTTTGACAGCTATCCAAGTTATCTTGGCGAGGAAATGGTTGAGTATGTAAAGAATCATTCAAAAGAGGAAATGACAGCTTTATATGACAAACTCATAATGGTAGATGAAGAATTTAATACTTCACAATTTACAGAAGAACAGAAAGAGAGATACAAGGAGTTTATGAAGAAAAATGATTTTTTCAGTCATACTTTAGATGGAGCAAAAACAGCAGAAAATATATCAATGTATTGCTTTTTACATGAATTTCAAGGAAGATTGTATAAATATGATGAATATCCTGAAATAGATTTAATGATAGATAATCACAATTTTATAAAAAATTCATTATTTTGCGAATGGGCTTATATAATAAATTTAGACACAAATAAACTTGAGGTATGGGAAGGATTTCAGGAAAAGCCACAAGAAAATAATAGATATGGAATAGAAAAAGATAATGGATTTTATCCTTGTGCATTAGTAAAAGAAATAGATATTGAAAAAATAAAATTAGAAGATTTCAGTTTAGAAAAAGCTTTAGAAGGAAAACATTATTAATAAATTATAATAAAAAGTGTAAGCAGAAAATAAATCTTTCTGCTTACACATAAAGGAGAAATAAATGATTATAAAAACATATGAAATAGGAGAAGCACTCTATGAAGTAACCTATATAATGGAAGAAAATATTTCAAATAAAATAATAGAAGACATAAAATTATTAAAAAAAGAATATAAAACTGTTGATAAAAAGATATGGATAGAAAAACTAGCAGAGATACTTTCAGAAGAAGGGATAAAAGTAGATTCATGTGAGATTATAAATAATAGAGGCTTTGTGATAGATGATATTAAAGAAATAATTATAAATAAAGGAGAATAAAAAATGTTAAACATAAAAGAAATTACAGCAGAAGATTTAAAAAGAATTTATGGAGAAGAATATAAGACTGTAGATGAAATAGCAGAGGACTTTGCACTTTATGAAAGAGACACCTTAGAAGAGGCTGTATTTGAACTTTTTGATGATGAAAATTTAAGATTTATTTTAGAACTAATAGCAAAAGGTGAAATAAATGAATATATTGAAGAGCATATAGCAAAATATCAAGGTGGATATTTGATAAATTTCAATGAATACTTTTAGACTGTAGAACAGGAAATTTCCTGTTCTTTTTTTATATTATCCCCACCCCATGCCCTAACATTCAAGCTTATTTAGGGTAGCTTGAACATTACCATGAATTGAGAAAAATAATTAAATATGGTAGAATTTATAGGAGTAAAATTACAAGGGGGATTAGATGGAAAAGGAAGAATATATTTTATTATTAAGTAAAGCATTTGGTATTATTGAAAAGTATGATATGGTAAAAAGTTTAGAAGAAAATTTTAATATTTTTGAAATATTAAATTTAGAAGAGCGAGAAGTTGAACTACACTCAAAGTTGTTATTTTTTTTATTAAATAATAAAGAGAAAAATAATATTTATGAAAAATTTTTTAAATATTTTTTAGAAATTGTTCTGAAAGAAAAATATGAAGCTGATAAGAAATATAGGATTTACAGAGAATATGCTATTTCAGGGGGTAGAATAGATTTTTATATAGAAAGTGAAGATATTATATATGCTATTGAAATGAAAATTAATTCTATTGATGGAGAAGAACAACTAAAAAAATATAATGATTTTTTATGTAAAAAAGAAAAGAAAACAAAATTATATTATTTAACTTTACTAGGAGAAGAACCAACTAAGGCAGAAAATCAAGAGATTGGAATAATATCACTTTCTTTTAAAGAAAATGTAGCAGATTGGTTAAAAAAATGTATTGAAAAAACTTATAACTCTCCATTAACTAGAGAAACTTTGAAACAATATCTTTACAGTGTAAATAAACTAACTAATAATATTCAAGAGGAAGGGAAAGAAATGGAATTAAAAGCTTTATTAAGAGAAAATAAAAATTTTAGAGTAGCTTCAGAACTAATAGAGGCAGTAAATAGTCTTAAAGAAGAAGTAGAAATGGAGTTTT comes from the Fusobacterium sp. genome and includes:
- a CDS encoding RepB family plasmid replication initiator protein; translation: MDKEQEFIKMDLNEFLSLKKNNSKTVYQLLLKNREKGKYEISCFHLFELLNIIPNKDNPTFIVGENFRKLNKVITEIEKDEDLKKIYKNLKINKTIDKDEEKLQFTWNI
- a CDS encoding phosphoadenosine phosphosulfate reductase family protein, coding for MIKKHIVSFSGGKDSTAMLLRMVEEKMNIDEIIFCDTTVEFPEIYNHIEEVEKYIKIPITKLKTQENFEYYLLNYEKKKGKAEGQLGYSFPDHKNRWCTSKFKKEVIKKYLKEKYPDEKIIEYHGIAYDEIERSKKNNEKNIQYPLIRWNMTEKECLQYCYEKGFTWKGLYEKFDRVSCWCCPLKNLKELKILYKTYPELWNRLKIWESKTYRKFRSDYTVEELEKKFKREDQQIRLPGL
- a CDS encoding PD-(D/E)XK nuclease family protein; translation: MEKEEYILLLSKAFGIIEKYDMVKSLEENFNIFEILNLEEREVELHSKLLFFLLNNKEKNNIYEKFFKYFLEIVLKEKYEADKKYRIYREYAISGGRIDFYIESEDIIYAIEMKINSIDGEEQLKKYNDFLCKKEKKTKLYYLTLLGEEPTKAENQEIGIISLSFKENVADWLKKCIEKTYNSPLTRETLKQYLYSVNKLTNNIQEEGKEMELKALLRENKNFRVASELIEAVNSLKEEVEMEFWEELKEKISYDGKKIINIFNKGIELLFYKDIDSKNNLLCFGLGRWRESGIYFLIGTVDKETDEWTTKDILEKNEDIRNKFESFEKEENERNNYKRGNANWRETNIPNTNFNTDDIYILIEKDKEVKKEKLIEEIIDYFNIKHELINQVFLSK